The Nitrospinota bacterium genome window below encodes:
- a CDS encoding tetratricopeptide repeat protein translates to MDEGRKFEKLGYESLQKNNIEEAETNFLEALKHMEKSGDDTGQAYVLGNLGNICFQSKQFDKAEDFYSRSLTYMEKLKDAKGIESSLGNLGSVYFYQGSLEKAEESYQRALQIMIEANDPLGQGIYNEYLGNTFLKKEDIEQAIDYYQKAKDFMGQAKQDERKIQQLEGRIESLQKHPALLGKTESALLEEVETLTKGGQQTQVIAKLQDLEELYFQWQRMDKVAETILKTIKVLEDMGEKTSAGVCYANLAGIYLQMTSEGQAEKVDEAEANFKKAIEVIGDSDKRRNSYLLGSLGNIYLNKNQLDLAWEHYDKSLKIMQELGDLLGEARGYANLGNVRSLQKNWDGAQEQYFKSLELMEKQENRPGIAQQCESLGDIFIKKEEFDQAEDHLMRASDLYEAMKEQGSVQEVQNKLMFIFSQPKYLESRKQQIREALKKPEAEKDSKLKLALLSDLGNVLFMASDWDEAEEVAKESIAIHEKSGDKGALSAALGNLGSISMEKQDYEGAVENYGRAIELKEELNDQKGLQELQGSYLNVLIMSGKMDVAEKLVKKSLKANEANNNTRGVMHDYRNLGNICLQKTDWLNAEKNYLKALEINTNSDNKPEMAEDNRNIYNLYLQKEDWNQAEKFALKALDISESIKDYRNVCADCRILANIYVEKKERSKQEVYYKKSLESSQILNDPKEILIDLRYLGKFNMDRGYREKAGDNFNQAFDLSKQLNDKKEIAEDYRNLGNLAFSNGERNEAEQCYLKALELTREVGDFKGAGQDFTYLGNLKFKDYLFEEAERYFAQASECFEKTNSWTSLIQFELTVARMEILVSRYDQADDYISKARKIAKDLGDPEPIMKAIQEIEKLKDSVDKK, encoded by the coding sequence ATGGACGAGGGAAGGAAGTTTGAGAAACTCGGTTATGAGAGTTTACAGAAAAACAACATTGAGGAAGCAGAGACCAATTTTCTTGAAGCGTTGAAGCATATGGAAAAGTCGGGCGACGACACCGGTCAGGCCTATGTTCTTGGCAACCTCGGCAATATTTGTTTTCAGAGCAAGCAGTTCGACAAGGCGGAAGACTTCTATTCCCGTTCCCTGACTTATATGGAAAAGCTGAAGGACGCGAAGGGTATTGAAAGTTCCCTTGGCAATCTTGGCAGTGTTTATTTTTATCAGGGCAGTCTGGAAAAGGCGGAAGAAAGTTATCAGCGTGCCCTGCAGATCATGATCGAGGCCAATGATCCGCTTGGGCAGGGTATCTACAACGAGTATTTGGGCAACACCTTCCTGAAAAAAGAAGACATTGAACAGGCGATTGATTACTACCAGAAGGCCAAAGACTTTATGGGACAGGCCAAGCAGGATGAACGCAAGATCCAGCAGCTTGAGGGCAGGATCGAATCTCTCCAAAAACACCCCGCGTTGTTAGGTAAAACTGAATCAGCACTGCTGGAGGAAGTGGAGACACTCACGAAGGGCGGACAACAAACCCAGGTTATTGCCAAGTTGCAGGATCTGGAAGAACTTTACTTCCAATGGCAGCGGATGGATAAAGTGGCAGAGACCATTTTGAAAACCATCAAGGTGCTGGAAGATATGGGGGAAAAAACTTCAGCGGGAGTTTGCTACGCAAACCTTGCAGGAATCTACCTGCAAATGACCAGTGAAGGGCAGGCTGAAAAAGTTGATGAAGCGGAAGCGAACTTCAAGAAAGCCATCGAGGTGATTGGCGATTCTGACAAGCGCAGGAATTCTTATCTGCTGGGAAGTTTGGGAAATATTTACCTTAATAAGAACCAGCTTGATCTGGCTTGGGAGCATTATGACAAGTCTCTCAAGATCATGCAGGAGTTGGGTGACCTTTTAGGGGAAGCGCGAGGTTATGCCAATCTGGGTAATGTAAGAAGTTTGCAGAAAAACTGGGATGGTGCGCAGGAGCAGTATTTCAAATCTCTGGAGTTGATGGAGAAGCAGGAGAACCGTCCGGGAATTGCCCAGCAATGTGAATCGCTGGGAGACATTTTTATCAAGAAAGAAGAGTTTGACCAGGCGGAAGATCACCTGATGCGGGCCAGCGATTTATATGAAGCGATGAAAGAGCAGGGTTCGGTCCAGGAAGTGCAGAACAAATTGATGTTCATTTTTTCCCAGCCCAAATATCTCGAAAGCCGGAAACAGCAGATCCGCGAAGCTTTGAAAAAACCGGAAGCCGAAAAAGACAGCAAGCTCAAACTGGCTTTGCTCAGTGACCTGGGCAATGTCTTATTCATGGCCAGTGACTGGGATGAAGCGGAAGAAGTAGCTAAAGAAAGCATTGCTATTCACGAGAAGTCTGGCGACAAGGGAGCGTTGAGTGCGGCCCTGGGGAACCTCGGTAGTATTTCGATGGAGAAACAGGATTACGAGGGTGCGGTGGAGAACTATGGACGCGCTATCGAACTCAAGGAAGAACTGAACGACCAGAAAGGTTTGCAGGAATTGCAGGGCAGTTATTTAAATGTCCTGATCATGTCCGGCAAAATGGACGTTGCGGAAAAGCTGGTCAAGAAATCCTTAAAAGCAAATGAGGCAAATAATAATACGCGGGGTGTCATGCATGACTACCGCAACCTGGGAAATATCTGCCTGCAGAAAACCGACTGGCTCAATGCCGAGAAAAATTATTTGAAGGCATTGGAAATCAACACCAATTCTGATAACAAGCCGGAGATGGCGGAGGATAACAGGAATATCTATAACCTCTATCTGCAGAAAGAAGACTGGAACCAGGCGGAAAAATTCGCGCTGAAAGCTTTGGATATTTCTGAGAGCATCAAAGACTATCGCAATGTCTGTGCAGATTGCCGCATTCTCGCTAATATTTACGTTGAGAAAAAGGAACGCTCGAAGCAGGAGGTTTACTACAAAAAGTCTCTTGAAAGTTCCCAGATCCTCAATGACCCGAAAGAAATTCTCATCGACCTGAGATATTTAGGCAAGTTCAATATGGACCGGGGATACAGGGAAAAGGCCGGTGATAATTTTAATCAGGCTTTCGATCTCTCCAAACAGTTGAACGACAAAAAAGAAATTGCCGAGGATTACCGTAACCTGGGAAACCTTGCTTTTAGTAATGGAGAGCGAAATGAAGCTGAGCAATGTTATTTGAAAGCCCTTGAACTTACCCGTGAGGTGGGTGATTTTAAAGGAGCCGGTCAGGACTTCACCTATCTGGGTAATTTGAAATTCAAAGATTATTTGTTTGAGGAAGCGGAAAGATATTTCGCCCAGGCCAGTGAATGTTTTGAGAAAACCAATAGTTGGACCAGCCTGATTCAGTTTGAGTTAACGGTTGCCAGAATGGAGATTCTGGTTTCTCGTTATGATCAGGCGGATGATTATATCAGCAAAGCCCGAAAAATTGCGAAAGACTTGGGTGATCCTGAACCGATCATGAAAGCGATTCAGGAAATAGAAAAGCTGAAAGACTCTGTTGATAAGAAATAG
- a CDS encoding B12-binding domain-containing radical SAM protein produces the protein KEIPEHDLALDFYYTPESGQTTEQAMHRYEDFYRNDFDPWALRINAREHVFLYITKFGTSDLPHLYVKNDPESHERSMAPELMM, from the coding sequence AAAAGAAATTCCTGAACACGACCTGGCTCTGGATTTTTATTACACGCCTGAATCGGGGCAGACCACCGAGCAGGCGATGCATAGGTATGAAGATTTCTACCGCAACGATTTTGACCCCTGGGCACTGCGCATCAACGCCCGTGAACACGTGTTCCTCTATATCACGAAGTTTGGCACTAGCGACCTGCCGCACCTCTACGTGAAAAACGATCCCGAATCCCACGAACGCAGCATGGCTCCCGAGTTGATGATGTAG
- a CDS encoding radical SAM protein gives MKKVMLIFPPEWVPTAPYLALPSLAAVLRKNGIETVLKDINVEMFDHFFTPGFLLFVKNKIQARLKALTQKEYGEALSQEDAELKQMLSDYQHIDLEHHINKVGRAKRIMRGPEFYEVEKAEWALNAFREVMEYISVCYFPASINFYPVESNLNVYRPWVSEDLLKVPYDKDVNVYADICRQLVLRSIKKEQPEVVGISIGTPVQLMSGITFATLIKESFPDIHVTVGGNIITRLKDEFSKKPHFFGKAFDSMITYEGEHAMVWLVEALAGKRKMSEVSNLIYKDEEGNMHVNDTYQEKVSELPPPDFEGMPWDKYFSPEKLVPYLGTRGCYWGKCTFCDHGAGYIDQFRAKHADQIVDELEYLKNKLDAKHFMFTDESFPPALFIKLPPMMVERELDIYWTTLIRFESQLLEPELWDMAHKSGCRSLYYGLESANDRIIKLVKKDTDIEAAKVNLEQAKRVGIWSHVMCFYGFPSETEEEAEDTRQFLLQNRDKIPSVEMYFFVLYKNAPVMYQKDEYKIQVKEIPEHDLALDFYYTPESGQTTEQAMHRYEDFYRNDFDPWAL, from the coding sequence ATGAAAAAAGTCATGTTGATATTTCCGCCGGAATGGGTGCCCACTGCTCCCTACCTGGCTTTACCGAGTCTTGCGGCGGTTCTGCGCAAAAACGGCATTGAGACGGTCCTCAAAGATATCAACGTGGAGATGTTCGACCACTTTTTCACGCCCGGATTCCTGCTGTTCGTCAAAAACAAAATACAGGCAAGGCTGAAAGCCCTGACACAAAAAGAGTATGGAGAAGCCCTGAGTCAGGAAGACGCGGAGCTGAAACAAATGCTCAGCGACTACCAGCACATCGACCTCGAACACCATATCAATAAAGTGGGACGCGCCAAGCGGATCATGCGCGGACCCGAGTTTTATGAAGTGGAAAAAGCCGAATGGGCCCTCAACGCCTTCAGGGAAGTGATGGAATATATCTCGGTCTGCTACTTCCCCGCCAGCATCAATTTCTATCCGGTCGAGAGCAACCTCAACGTATATCGTCCCTGGGTGTCCGAAGACCTTTTGAAAGTGCCCTACGACAAAGATGTCAATGTCTATGCCGACATCTGCCGCCAACTGGTTCTGCGTTCCATCAAAAAAGAACAACCGGAGGTGGTCGGCATCTCCATCGGTACGCCGGTGCAGCTCATGTCGGGCATCACTTTCGCCACTTTGATCAAAGAATCGTTTCCCGATATCCACGTGACGGTGGGCGGCAACATCATCACCCGGTTGAAAGACGAGTTCTCGAAAAAACCGCATTTCTTCGGCAAGGCGTTCGACTCGATGATCACCTACGAAGGCGAACACGCCATGGTCTGGCTGGTCGAGGCCCTGGCGGGTAAACGCAAAATGTCTGAAGTGTCCAACCTCATCTATAAAGATGAAGAAGGCAACATGCACGTCAACGACACGTATCAGGAGAAGGTCAGCGAACTGCCGCCGCCGGACTTCGAAGGCATGCCGTGGGATAAATATTTCTCGCCGGAAAAACTCGTTCCCTATCTCGGCACACGAGGCTGTTACTGGGGCAAATGCACCTTCTGTGATCACGGTGCCGGTTATATCGACCAGTTCCGCGCCAAGCACGCCGACCAGATTGTCGATGAACTCGAATACCTGAAAAACAAACTAGACGCCAAACACTTCATGTTCACCGATGAGTCGTTCCCGCCGGCGCTGTTCATCAAACTGCCGCCGATGATGGTCGAACGTGAACTCGACATCTATTGGACCACGCTCATCCGTTTCGAATCACAACTATTGGAACCGGAATTGTGGGACATGGCGCACAAGTCCGGGTGCAGGTCCTTGTATTACGGACTGGAATCCGCCAACGACCGCATCATCAAACTGGTGAAAAAAGATACCGATATCGAAGCCGCAAAGGTCAACCTCGAACAGGCCAAGCGAGTGGGCATCTGGAGCCACGTCATGTGTTTTTACGGCTTCCCTTCAGAAACCGAAGAAGAGGCCGAAGACACCCGGCAGTTCCTCCTGCAGAACCGGGACAAGATTCCATCCGTCGAGATGTATTTCTTCGTGCTCTATAAAAACGCGCCGGTGATGTATCAGAAAGATGAATACAAAATCCAAGTAAAAGAAATTCCTGAACACGACCTGGCTCTGGATTTTTATTACACGCCTGAATCGGGGCAGACCACCGAGCAGGCGATGCATAGGTATGAAGATTTCTACCGCAACGATTTTGACCCCTGGGCACTGC
- a CDS encoding 4Fe-4S dicluster domain-containing protein — MKFRHSLAKETFKGKKKTSSKGVEDHISEDQRGNHSSAVDEPSPLSLDKETITPKVEEEPKEISRRDIFSFGNFIDFGAAVEDEAAAKKPVKKETPSPENEEPEPAQETEEVTAAEGEEETETEPDEPEQPKEGFFKKLVSRFKESPEEKRLLRGEVLVPDEEPETTPVESSTENSTVKPAEAGNNIFELEEDDEDDKEYDRRNLLRQGVHYFAKPVVENVQNKIDSVNKAVDKVTKRVPLLRPPGAISEKQFLQACSRCDECIHACPKDAIQRAPKKMGFLVYNTPYIDPMRNPCVMCTELPCISACPDKALLPVQELTDVNMGYAILDKKKCQAYGDTFCQQCVIDCPVPGAIHQVNDKPVIDKNICTGCGVCMRSCSTVNIPLAIKVKPQMVVEYQLNKKRKEQELARLEAERKAEKEQEALVSQEEEPPPEEQES; from the coding sequence ATGAAATTCAGACACAGTCTCGCAAAAGAAACCTTCAAAGGTAAGAAGAAAACTTCCAGCAAGGGTGTTGAAGACCACATCAGTGAAGACCAGCGTGGAAATCACAGCAGTGCTGTCGATGAACCCAGTCCCTTAAGCCTGGACAAGGAAACCATCACCCCCAAGGTTGAAGAAGAACCCAAAGAGATATCTCGGCGGGATATTTTTTCGTTCGGCAACTTTATCGATTTCGGCGCCGCGGTGGAAGATGAAGCCGCGGCAAAAAAACCCGTAAAAAAAGAAACTCCCTCTCCTGAAAACGAAGAACCTGAACCTGCCCAAGAAACTGAAGAAGTCACAGCAGCAGAAGGTGAAGAAGAAACCGAAACGGAACCTGACGAGCCTGAGCAGCCTAAAGAAGGGTTCTTCAAAAAGCTGGTTTCAAGGTTTAAGGAAAGTCCTGAAGAGAAACGGCTGCTTCGCGGTGAAGTGCTTGTTCCTGATGAAGAACCGGAGACAACGCCGGTGGAATCATCAACCGAAAACTCGACTGTAAAACCCGCGGAAGCAGGTAACAACATTTTCGAGCTTGAGGAAGATGACGAGGATGATAAGGAATATGACCGCCGCAACCTGTTGCGCCAGGGAGTCCATTATTTTGCCAAGCCGGTCGTAGAAAACGTCCAGAACAAAATCGACAGTGTTAATAAGGCGGTCGACAAGGTCACCAAACGGGTCCCCCTGCTGAGGCCGCCGGGTGCGATTTCAGAGAAGCAGTTTTTGCAGGCCTGTTCCCGTTGTGATGAGTGTATTCATGCCTGCCCGAAAGACGCTATCCAGCGCGCGCCTAAGAAAATGGGATTCCTCGTTTACAACACGCCTTATATCGACCCGATGCGCAATCCCTGTGTGATGTGCACCGAATTGCCCTGCATCTCCGCCTGCCCGGATAAAGCCCTGCTCCCGGTCCAGGAACTTACTGATGTGAATATGGGCTACGCCATTCTGGACAAGAAAAAGTGCCAGGCCTATGGCGACACCTTCTGCCAGCAATGCGTGATCGACTGTCCGGTTCCCGGAGCCATACATCAGGTGAATGACAAACCGGTCATCGATAAAAATATCTGCACCGGTTGCGGAGTCTGCATGCGCTCGTGCAGTACGGTTAATATTCCGCTGGCGATCAAGGTCAAGCCGCAGATGGTGGTCGAGTATCAGCTTAATAAGAAACGCAAAGAGCAGGAGCTGGCGCGGCTCGAAGCCGAGCGAAAGGCGGAAAAAGAGCAGGAAGCCCTTGTCAGCCAGGAAGAAGAGCCCCCCCCTGAAGAACAGGAGTCTTAA
- the aspS gene encoding aspartate--tRNA ligase produces the protein MSNELQRTHDCGTLSEKHIGETVTLCGWVHTRRDHGGLIFVDLWDKFGMTQVVLNPQIDQLAHEHAQSIRGNYVIGVIGKVRARPDDMVNPKLKTGTIEVYVDQLSILNPSETPPISPWEPQDTSEALRLKYRFLDLRGPELQRNLKMRYDITRVARNELHKNGFMEVETPVLTKSTPEGARDYLVPSRLNPQKFYALPQSPQLFKQILMVSGMDRYFQIVKCFRDEDLRFDRQPEFTQVDIEMSFGNEKLMFQMIEQMMAGIYKEVLDQEIETPFPVLKYQEAIDRFGTDKPDMRFGMEIVDLGEIVKGTSFKVFAQVLESGGQVRALNVKNSAEALSRKALDDLTEIAKTYGAKGMAWIKVQENELQSPIIKFFEQEMLDNMLKALGSEPGDTVVFIADTPKIVADALAHLRLALGKQLNLIDESKNSFLWVTEFPLVEYDETEKRYAAMHHPFTAPREEDLGNFESDPGSIKARAYDLVLNGNEIGGGSIRIHQKEVQEKMFKLLGIGKEEAEAKFGFLLDALQYGAPPHCGIALGLDRITMLLTGATSIRDVIAFPKTQKATCLMTQAPSAVDPKQLRELKLKADLS, from the coding sequence ATGAGCAACGAACTACAAAGAACGCACGACTGCGGCACGCTGTCGGAAAAACATATCGGTGAAACCGTGACCCTGTGCGGATGGGTGCACACCCGTCGTGATCATGGGGGACTCATCTTCGTCGACTTGTGGGATAAGTTTGGCATGACCCAGGTTGTGCTGAATCCGCAGATCGACCAACTCGCGCACGAGCACGCCCAGTCCATTCGCGGCAATTATGTGATTGGCGTTATCGGGAAGGTCCGCGCACGTCCTGATGATATGGTGAATCCTAAACTGAAAACGGGGACGATTGAAGTTTATGTCGATCAGTTGAGCATTCTCAATCCATCAGAAACACCCCCTATTTCCCCCTGGGAGCCGCAGGATACTTCTGAAGCCCTGCGTCTGAAATACAGGTTTCTTGACCTGCGAGGTCCGGAGCTGCAGCGCAATTTGAAAATGCGTTATGACATCACCCGTGTAGCCAGGAACGAACTGCACAAGAACGGTTTCATGGAAGTGGAAACCCCGGTGCTGACCAAGAGCACACCCGAAGGGGCGAGGGATTACCTCGTACCGAGCCGGCTCAACCCGCAAAAGTTTTATGCATTGCCCCAGTCACCGCAGTTGTTCAAGCAGATTCTCATGGTCTCTGGAATGGACCGGTATTTCCAGATTGTTAAATGTTTCCGCGATGAAGATTTACGTTTCGACCGGCAACCTGAATTCACCCAGGTCGACATCGAAATGTCTTTCGGCAATGAGAAACTCATGTTTCAAATGATCGAACAGATGATGGCCGGAATTTATAAGGAAGTTCTCGATCAGGAAATTGAGACCCCCTTCCCTGTTTTGAAATATCAGGAAGCTATAGACCGGTTTGGAACTGATAAACCGGACATGCGATTCGGCATGGAAATCGTTGACCTTGGTGAAATTGTAAAAGGCACCTCGTTTAAAGTGTTTGCGCAAGTGCTGGAATCGGGGGGTCAGGTACGGGCTCTCAACGTCAAGAACAGCGCGGAAGCTCTATCTCGAAAAGCATTGGACGATTTAACCGAAATCGCCAAAACCTATGGCGCTAAAGGAATGGCGTGGATCAAGGTGCAGGAAAACGAACTGCAATCCCCCATCATCAAATTCTTTGAGCAGGAAATGCTTGATAACATGTTGAAGGCGTTAGGCAGTGAACCCGGCGACACAGTGGTTTTCATTGCTGACACTCCTAAAATTGTGGCTGACGCCCTCGCCCATCTCCGGCTGGCTTTGGGCAAACAGTTGAACCTGATTGATGAATCGAAAAATTCCTTTCTATGGGTCACCGAGTTTCCTTTAGTGGAATACGATGAAACGGAAAAAAGATACGCCGCGATGCACCACCCATTTACCGCGCCCCGTGAGGAAGACCTGGGAAATTTTGAAAGCGACCCGGGCTCCATCAAGGCACGGGCTTATGACCTGGTGTTGAATGGGAATGAGATTGGAGGCGGCAGTATTCGTATCCACCAAAAGGAAGTCCAGGAGAAAATGTTCAAACTCCTTGGCATTGGCAAGGAAGAAGCCGAAGCGAAATTCGGGTTCCTGCTCGATGCGTTGCAGTACGGAGCACCACCACATTGCGGCATCGCTTTAGGATTGGACCGGATCACCATGTTGCTTACAGGAGCGACATCCATCCGCGATGTAATCGCTTTCCCCAAAACCCAGAAAGCCACCTGCCTGATGACCCAGGCACCTTCGGCAGTGGACCCAAAGCAATTGCGGGAACTTAAACTCAAAGCTGATTTATCCTGA
- the larE gene encoding ATP-dependent sacrificial sulfur transferase LarE has protein sequence MTLEQKTEKIKSLIREMDSVLVAFSGGVDSTLVLALAHEVLGEKALGVTAQSLSVPERELQATRQLAREIGARHLVIKTDEMSNAEYRANPANRCYHCKTELYTSLNKVAAQQKLSHVLNGINTDDLGDYRPGIDSAREHSIRSPLTEAEFNKQDVRDLSQKMGLSIWNKPAMACLSSRIPYGQPVTEQKLSQVEQAEDLLLSFGFRQVRVRHLGTEARIELDRNEIPRYLRDKSIQKTVQEKLTGLGFSSVVLDPEGYRMGSMNEALLENKHHV, from the coding sequence ATGACACTGGAACAAAAAACAGAAAAAATAAAATCCCTGATCCGGGAAATGGATAGTGTGTTGGTCGCATTTTCTGGAGGAGTGGACAGCACCCTCGTTTTAGCCCTTGCACATGAAGTGCTCGGTGAAAAAGCATTGGGAGTCACCGCCCAATCCCTCAGTGTTCCAGAACGTGAATTGCAGGCAACCCGACAGTTGGCGAGGGAAATTGGCGCAAGGCACCTTGTCATCAAAACCGACGAAATGTCCAATGCCGAATACCGGGCCAATCCGGCAAACCGTTGTTACCACTGTAAAACAGAACTGTACACAAGCCTTAATAAGGTAGCTGCGCAGCAGAAGCTGTCACATGTATTAAATGGTATCAATACTGACGACCTTGGTGATTACCGACCAGGAATTGACTCCGCCCGCGAACACAGTATACGCAGTCCACTTACAGAAGCAGAGTTTAACAAGCAGGACGTCCGTGATTTATCTCAGAAGATGGGTCTTTCCATATGGAACAAACCGGCAATGGCCTGCCTGTCTTCCCGGATTCCCTATGGCCAGCCTGTAACAGAACAAAAACTTTCTCAGGTCGAACAGGCGGAAGACCTTCTGCTTTCTTTTGGATTCAGACAGGTTCGTGTCCGGCATCTCGGAACTGAAGCCCGAATCGAACTGGACAGGAATGAAATCCCCCGCTACCTGAGAGATAAATCCATTCAAAAAACCGTTCAGGAAAAATTAACAGGATTGGGGTTCAGCAGTGTGGTGTTGGATCCGGAAGGATATAGGATGGGAAGTATGAACGAAGCTTTGTTGGAGAACAAACACCATGTTTAA
- a CDS encoding GIY-YIG nuclease family protein, with the protein MKGPAVYILTNKPNGTLYAGVTSDLIKLVFEHKNGKVPGFPKNYGCKRLVYFEMHESMENAIVREKQIKSGSRKKKITLIENMNPRWNDLYGNIL; encoded by the coding sequence ATGAAAGGGCCCGCAGTTTATATTTTGACCAATAAACCAAATGGGACTCTGTATGCAGGAGTGACCAGCGACCTTATCAAACTTGTTTTTGAACATAAGAATGGAAAAGTGCCGGGTTTTCCCAAGAATTATGGTTGTAAGCGTCTAGTTTATTTTGAAATGCATGAAAGCATGGAGAATGCGATAGTCCGTGAAAAACAAATTAAGTCCGGCTCCAGAAAAAAGAAAATCACCTTGATTGAAAATATGAACCCAAGGTGGAACGATCTTTATGGCAACATCCTCTGA
- the proC gene encoding pyrroline-5-carboxylate reductase: protein MLKNKKLGFIGGGNMAEALINGLVSASFIDAKNVFVSEPSKPKRDALHTKFKVKVTGDNHELAKKCDILILAVKPQILKEVLRDIRALVDSDKLVISVAAGVPLSIMDDALRSDTKRKFSVVRTMPNTPSLVQEGVTAIASGKHVSKVDVKIAHRIFEAVGRTVDVEESHLDAVTGLSGSGPAYIFMLLEALSDAGVKMGLSREVANILTVQTVLGSAKLARESGMHPGELKDMVTSPAGTTIAGLHALEEGGLRTTMMNAVEDATLRSRELGHIALNEDDDD from the coding sequence GTGCTGAAAAATAAGAAATTAGGATTCATAGGTGGCGGCAACATGGCGGAGGCTTTGATAAACGGTTTGGTTTCGGCTTCTTTCATAGACGCTAAAAATGTATTTGTGTCAGAACCTTCTAAACCAAAACGTGATGCCCTGCACACGAAATTTAAAGTGAAGGTTACGGGCGACAACCATGAACTGGCGAAGAAATGCGACATCCTCATTCTCGCGGTCAAACCGCAGATCTTGAAAGAGGTCCTGCGTGATATACGCGCATTGGTGGACAGTGACAAGCTGGTGATATCCGTTGCGGCGGGTGTTCCCCTATCCATTATGGATGACGCCTTGCGTAGCGATACCAAAAGGAAGTTCAGTGTGGTGCGCACCATGCCCAACACTCCGTCACTGGTTCAGGAAGGGGTGACAGCCATCGCTTCCGGCAAACACGTCAGCAAAGTGGATGTGAAAATAGCCCATCGTATTTTTGAAGCAGTGGGGCGCACCGTTGATGTTGAGGAAAGTCATCTGGATGCCGTGACAGGTTTAAGTGGCAGTGGACCCGCTTACATCTTCATGTTGCTCGAAGCGCTCTCTGACGCGGGAGTCAAAATGGGACTTTCGCGCGAAGTGGCCAATATCCTCACGGTTCAGACTGTACTGGGGTCCGCGAAACTGGCCCGTGAAAGCGGCATGCACCCTGGAGAACTCAAAGACATGGTCACTTCACCGGCAGGAACCACTATTGCCGGACTGCACGCCCTGGAAGAAGGCGGCCTGCGCACAACCATGATGAACGCTGTCGAAGACGCTACCCTCCGCTCCCGCGAACTGGGTCACATTGCACTCAATGAGGATGACGACGACTAG
- a CDS encoding YggS family pyridoxal phosphate-dependent enzyme, translated as MTMIAENLAEVQGRISRSIKKSGREPGSVRLISVSKQVDVERIEEAREAGAVIFGENKIQEVIPKIEQMGSDGIAWHFIGHLQKNKVKFIDGHFDLIHSVDSFELAEKIARNSQSENREQKILLQVNVSGETAKFGMEPDELEKRLQDFTRLKGVQVEGLMTIPPFDSDPEKSRIHFSRLREIRDRCEKQNGLSLHELSMGMSHDFEIAIEEGATLVRVGTAIFGPRQALPGEKK; from the coding sequence ATGACAATGATCGCTGAAAACCTCGCTGAGGTTCAGGGAAGGATATCCCGGTCTATCAAAAAGTCTGGAAGAGAACCTGGTAGTGTGCGGCTTATTTCGGTTTCCAAGCAAGTTGATGTTGAACGGATAGAAGAAGCACGTGAAGCGGGTGCTGTGATATTCGGCGAAAACAAAATTCAGGAAGTGATTCCCAAGATAGAACAGATGGGATCGGACGGAATCGCATGGCATTTTATCGGCCACTTGCAAAAGAACAAGGTCAAGTTCATTGACGGACATTTCGACTTGATACATTCGGTAGACAGTTTCGAACTGGCGGAGAAAATAGCCAGGAACAGTCAGTCGGAAAACCGGGAACAAAAAATTTTGTTGCAGGTCAATGTTTCGGGCGAAACAGCAAAGTTTGGCATGGAACCGGACGAACTGGAAAAACGTTTGCAGGACTTTACCCGGTTAAAAGGGGTTCAGGTTGAAGGGTTGATGACGATTCCGCCCTTTGATTCCGACCCGGAAAAGTCGCGCATACACTTTTCAAGATTGCGGGAAATTCGTGACCGGTGTGAAAAACAGAATGGACTATCCCTGCACGAGCTTTCGATGGGAATGAGCCATGACTTTGAGATTGCCATTGAAGAGGGGGCAACGCTGGTCCGTGTCGGGACCGCGATTTTTGGTCCCCGTCAGGCCCTGCCTGGGGAGAAAAAATAG
- a CDS encoding P-II family nitrogen regulator, which translates to MKMIKCYIQYEKLEALREKLFELGVPGLSVVDAKGIGKPMSHLKSDPELKVPQFHPCVEISVVLENEAVDEVVDMIAKTVHTGNLSDGKIFVLPIEEAIRVRTGERGTQALY; encoded by the coding sequence ATGAAAATGATAAAATGCTACATTCAATATGAAAAGCTGGAAGCCCTGAGGGAGAAGCTTTTCGAATTAGGAGTTCCCGGACTTTCAGTTGTCGATGCCAAAGGTATTGGCAAGCCCATGAGCCATTTGAAATCCGACCCTGAATTGAAAGTTCCACAGTTTCACCCCTGCGTGGAGATATCTGTGGTTTTGGAAAATGAAGCAGTCGATGAAGTGGTGGACATGATAGCTAAAACGGTACACACCGGCAACTTGAGCGATGGAAAGATCTTTGTCCTTCCGATTGAAGAAGCCATCCGGGTTCGTACTGGCGAGCGGGGCACGCAAGCCCTCTATTGA